One Clavelina lepadiformis chromosome 1, kaClaLepa1.1, whole genome shotgun sequence genomic region harbors:
- the LOC143472606 gene encoding equistatin-like encodes MHALIILSVLCCTAKLGTAEDDLKPCETMTRLIEERLMKKNPRIMDGPERPQCDQDGKFLPKQCLSFTGACWCSKPDGSALPDTMTYNDGRLECCLDVYRQSEEIVKNNPGIQDGPWFPKCADDGSWMPEQCYGFTGDCWCVDSRGNSLPGRFDIDTGKVSCQ; translated from the exons ATGCACGCGTTGATAATATTATCGGTGCTCTGCTGCACGGCGAAGCTTGGAACTGCAGAAG ATGATTTGAAACCTTGTGAAACAATGACGCGATTGATTGAAGAAAGACTTATGAAGAAAAATCCGCGTATTATGGATGGTCCAGAGCGCCCACAGTGTGACCAGGATGGTAAATTCCTCCCGAAGCAGTGCCTTTCTTTTACCGGGGCCTGTTGGTGCAGCAAGCCCGATGGATCTGCACTCCCTGACACGATGACCTACAACGACGGCCGGCTTGAGTGCTGCTTGGATGTATATCGCCAGTCTGAggaaattgtgaaaaataatcCGGGAATACAGGATGGACCTTGGTTCCCGAAATGCGCCGACGACGGGAGTTGGATGCCCGAGCAATGCTACGGCTTTACCGGGGATTGTTGGTGCGTCGATTCACGTGGAAATAGTTTGCCCGGCCGTTTTGATATTGATACGGGCAAAGTTTCCTGCCAATGA
- the LOC143446737 gene encoding exosome complex exonuclease RRP44-like, with translation MLKSKTLMVKTRSGKILKIVREHYLRDDIDNGLLTDKLDLHPLLQNDLVPHEHFLVLDTNVILHQMDVIEHPCIKNVIILQTVLREVRHRSSPVYKRLSSILENPDKKFFVFTNEHCIETWTARKRKESSNDLNDRLIRIATKYYSDCLSDRNQQAVLLTNDEANCAFAVEEGLIAYTAEKYVKSVVGHPELLDKLAKVNEAIEVDRSISYPEHLKLSQLNSGIKTGRFKQGKLNISRENYLEGKILCPDVKGGEILIQGRLNLNRAVHEDIVAVELASEEEWSAPSDVMLDVSIQPGAEISDSVDKKVVSNAHRVPSGKIVGIIKRSWRPYCGILENYGTPGMTRHLFTPAERRIPRIRIETRQFKSLIGQRIVVAIDCWPKHSKYPQGHFVRSLGEIGDKETENEVLLLEHDVSHAPFSQAVLNCLPSPNWAIPEEELRKREDLRGFPICSVDPPGCTDIDDCLHFIDLNDGSGAVEVGVHIADVSHFIRPSTPIDEEARCRGTTVYLCDKRIDMVPALLSSNLCSLRDDGDRLAFSCIWKMSLDAKILQTRFCKSVIRSKASLTYAQAQMMIDDPAKTDNVTVGLRGLNKLAKILKSRRILNGALSLASPEVRFHVDSETHDPIDLQTKELRDTNSMVEEFMLLANCSVAEHIQQEFPECAVLRKHPGPPPSNFDVLINAAKTKQLDLNTSTSRELAVSLDNAEKPQPGVNLYISTLLRILATRCMLQAVYFCSGLESDFKHYGLAAPIYTHFTSPIRRYSDIMVHRLLAASIGADVTFSELLDKQEIQKICNNLNFRHRMAQYAQRASVALHTQLFFRGKLVDEKGYIIFVRKNAVQVLIPKYGLEGTVFLDRDCEGNAMTMNNLNYVEQDCKIFVGSIALQVFDEVVVQISHDASNIQHQRINLKLVKPNLPGISSVPSES, from the coding sequence ATGCTGAAGTCGAAAACTCTCATGGTAAAAACGAGAAGTGGAAAAATCCTTAAAATTGTTAGAGAGCATTATTTACGTGATGACATTGACAATGGCCTTTTAACGGATAAATTAGATCTGCACCCCTTGCTTCAAAATGATTTGGTTCCACATGAACACTTTCTTGTTCTTGATACAAATGTTATCTTGCATCAGATGGATGTAATAGAACACCCTTGCATCAAGAATGTGATCATTTTACAAACTGTGCTTCGTGAAGTTCGCCACCGATCCTCTCCTGTTTACAAACGGTTGTCGTCCATTTTAGAAAATCcagataaaaagttttttgtcttTACTAATGAGCATTGCATAGAAACTTGGACTGCTAGAAAGCGCAAAGAATCGAGCAACGACCTCAATGATCGCCTGATACGAATTGCCACTAAATATTACAGTGACTGCTTGTCCGATAGAAATCAGCAAGCGGTTCTCCTCACCAATGATGAAGCAAACTGTGCATTTGCTGTTGAAGAAGGCCTCATTGCATATACAGCcgaaaaatatgtaaaaagcGTAGTAGGACACCCAGAACTGCTGGATAAACTTGCCAAGGTAAATGAAGCAATTGAAGTAGATCGGTCAATTTCTTATCCAGAACACTTAAAATTATCTCAGCTCAATTCCGGTATAAAAACCGGACGTTTTAAGCAGGGTAAGCTCAATATTAGCCGTGAAAATTATTTAGAGGGAAAGATATTGTGTCCAGATGTGAAAGGTGGCGAGATTCTCATACAAGGTCGACTGAATCTTAATCGTGCTGTACATGAAGACATAGTAGCTGTTGAACTTGCGTCTGAAGAGGAATGGTCAGCTCCAAGTGATGTTATGTTGGATGTTTCTATTCAGCCGGGAGCTGAAATATCAGATTCAGTTGATAAAAAAGTTGTCAGTAATGCACATAGAGTTCCTTCTGGAAAGATAGTTGGCATCATCAAAAGAAGCTGGAGACCATACTGTGGTATTTTGGAAAATTATGGCACTCCAGGCATGACAAGGCATTTGTTTACACCAGCGGAACGTAGAATACCTCGAATTAGGATTGAGACAAGACAATTTAAAAGCTTGATTGGCCAGCGGATTGTGGTTGCGATCGACTGTTGGCCTAAGCACTCCAAGTATCCTCAGGGCCATTTTGTTAGGTCACTTGGTGAAATAGGAGataaagaaacagaaaatgaAGTTTTGTTATTGGAACATGATGTTAGTCATGCTCCCTTTTCACAAGCAGTTTTGAATTGCCTGCCATCTCCAAATTGGGCAATCCCAGAAGAAGAGCTAAGAAAGCGTGAAGATCTTCGAGGATTTCCAATATGCAGTGTTGATCCTCCAGGGTGTACTGATATTGATGATTGTCTTCATTTTATCGATTTAAATGATGGCTCTGGAGCAGTAGAAGTTGGAGTTCATATCGCTGATGTCAGCCACTTCATTCGACCTTCAACACCAATAGACGAAGAAGCAAGGTGCCGTGGAACGACTGTTTATCTTTGTGATAAGCGAATCGACATGGTACCAGCGCTGCTGTCATCAAATTTATGTTCTCTACGAGATGATGGTGATCGCTTGGCATTTTCATGCATCTGGAAAATGAGTTTAgatgcaaaaatattacaaactcGTTTTTGTAAGTCAGTGATTCGATCAAAAGCTTCGTTAACATATGCCCAAGCACAAATGATGATTGACGATCCTGCAAAGACAGATAATGTTACAGTAGGTCTACGTGGTCTTAATAAATTAGCAAAAATACTGAAGTCGAGACGAATTTTAAATGGTGCACTCAGTCTTGCCTCTCCTGAGGTGCGTTTTCATGTTGATAGCGAAACCCACGACCCGATTGATCTGCAGACAAAAGAACTTCGAGATACAAACTCCATGGTTGAGGAATTTATGTTGCTTGCTAACTGTTCAGTGGCTGAACACATCCAGCAAGAGTTTCCAGAATGTGCCGTCCTTCGCAAGCACCCTGGGCCACCGCCATCCAACTTTGATGTACTGATTAATGCTGCCAAGACAAAGCAATTGGACTTGAACACTTCAACGTCTCGAGAACTTGCTGTAAGTTTGGACAACGCTGAAAAACCACAACCAGGTGTAAACTTGTACATTTCAACATTGCTTCGTATTTTAGCAACTCGGTGCATGCTGCAAGCTGTGTACTTCTGTAGTGGATTGGAATCTGATTTCAAGCATTATGGCTTGGCAGCTCCCATATACACTCACTTTACTTCACCTATTCGGAGATATTCTGATATCATGGTACACAGGCTACTAGCAGCAAGCATTGGGGCAGATGTTACTTTTTCTGAACTTCTGGATAAACAAGAAATCCAAAAGATCTGTAACAATCTGAACTTTAGGCACAGAATGGCACAATACGCCCAGCGTGCATCTGTGGCATTACACACTCAGCTCTTCTTCCGCGGCAAGCTGGTAGATGAAAAAGGTTACATTATTTTTGTGCGTAAAAACGCAGTTCAGGTGCTGATTCCTAAGTATGGCTTGGAGGGCACAGTTTTTCTTGACCGTGATTGTGAAGGAAATGCAATGACAATGAATAATTTGAATTACGTGGAACAGGactgtaaaatttttgttggtaGCATTGCATTGCAAGTCTTTGATGAAGTTGTTGTGCAGATTTCACACGATGCTTCTAACATTCAGCATCAAAGGATTAATCTTAAATTGGTCAAACCTAACCTTCCTGGAATCAGTAGTGTCCCTTCAGAAAGTTAA
- the LOC143454345 gene encoding uncharacterized protein LOC143454345 → MNEENKMATALSQNQNCSSDEEKYQNFICNKANTTKETVKKHVKRHVKETFKCKVCDKDIKKDNCTAHNRIHTGEKPYKCDQCGKCFTQNSNLRTHLKSHSTEKPFVCQVCEKSFALKQTLKGHMKTHNGEKQHPCEVCERLFATAATRQSHMKVHTGERSHKCELCDKSFSRKDTLKSHMIVHTREKPHSCQSCNKGFTHRSTVITHMRTHTGERPYSCNLCEKTFTQSCHLRTHQKIHTSDSKCFTCTICAKTFRHLHHLNNHTNMHNGQKNYSCDFCQKSFRESRLLSSHIRTHTGERPYSCQHCDYKAATNSTLKTHIRTQHTGECPYVCHVCDKSFTRLDYLKAHMCKEH, encoded by the coding sequence atgaatgaagaaaacaaaatggccACAGCCTTGTCCCAAAATCAGAATTGTTCTTCGGATGAAGAAAAGTATCAAAATTTCATTTGCAACAAAGCAAACACTACAAAAGAAACTGttaaaaaacatgtcaaaaGACATGTAAAAGAAACTTTCAAGTGCAAGGTTTGTGACAAAGATATTAAAAAAGATAATTGCACAGCTCATAATCGTATCCATACCGGGGAAAAACCATACAAATGCGATCAATgtggaaaatgttttactCAAAACAGCAACTTGAGAACTCATTTGAAAAGTCATTCTACGGAGAAACCGTTCGTCTGCCAAGTTTGTGAGAAATCGTTTGccttaaaacaaactttaaaaggCCATATGAAAACACACAATGGAGAGAAGCAACATCCCTGTGAAGTCTGTGAAAGGTTATTTGCAACAGCGGCAACAAGGCAATCTCATATGAAAGTGCATACCGGTGAACGCTCACATAAATGTGAgctttgtgataaatcattttcCCGAAAAGATACTTTGAAAAGTCATATGATTGTTCACACCCGGGAAAAGCCACACTCATGTCAAAGTTGTAACAAAGGATTCACTCATCGAAGCACAGTGATAACTCATATGCgaactcacactggtgaacgaccgTATTCTTGTAATCTTTGTGAGAAAACTTTCACTCAATCGTGTCATCTAAGGACCCATCAGAAAATTCATACATCggattcaaaatgttttacttgtaCAATCTGTGCAAAAACATTTCGTCATCTCCATCATCTAAATAATCATACAAACATGCACAATGGACAGAAGAATTACTCATGTGATTTTTGTCAGAAGTCTTTTCGGGAATCACGTTTATTATCCAGCCACATTCGAACGCATACTGGCGAACGTCCTTACTCTTGTCAACATTGTGATTATAAGGCAGCTACAAATTCTACCTTAAAAACCCACATCAGAACTCAACACACAGGCGAGTGCCCTTATGTTTGCCATGTGTGTGACAAATCATTTACTCGGTTGGATTACTTAAAAGCTCACATGTGCAAAGAACATTAA
- the LOC143446754 gene encoding U20-hexatoxin-Hi1a-like, producing MRKLMTLLMCLLIYYITNIDIAMSGGRRSTCAQRCKAIRKHKKKNPNDLAVPELPQCDKKGQYLPKQCYSTGACWCSKPNGDVIPDTTTYNNESLLCCLEDKLNKLEIEAQYPDIQDGVDFPECAKNGSWIPLQCHDMGYSCWCVDSRGNRSDQFMPGDRECT from the exons ATGCGCAAGTTGATGACATTGTTGATGTGCTTATTGATCTACTACATAACAAATATTGATATTGCAATGTCAG gtGGTCGGAGATCTACTTGCGCTCAAAGGTGTAAGGCCATAAGaaagcacaagaaaaaaaatccgAACGATTTGGCAGTTCCAGAACTTCCGCAATGTGACAAAAAAGGTCAATATCTCCCGAAGCAATGCTACTCTACTGGAGCGTGTTGGTGCAGTAAGCCGAACGGAGATGTGATACCCGACACGACGACATACAACAATGAAAGTCTTCTGTGTTGCTTGGAGGACAAACTCAACAAGTTAGAGATAGAAGCGCAGTACCCGGACATACAGGACGGGGTTGATTTTCCCGAGTGCGCAAAAAACGGAAGTTGGATTCCACTGCAATGTCATGACATGGGGTACAGTTGCTGGTGCGTCGATTCGCGCGGTAATAGATCAGATCAATTTATGCCGGGCGATCGCGAATGCACTTAA